The proteins below are encoded in one region of Pseudomonas ekonensis:
- a CDS encoding sensor histidine kinase, which translates to MRSIQRRLSLGLISVMVIVGLVLAQVSLWLFEVGLQRYLEAGLRNDSESLLVALVRGPQGLQLDERHLSPAYQRPFSGHYFRIDFADSHWRSRSLWDQDLPLLDHPGLHSNLQLGPGGQQLLVLRSDYRRLGQSISISVAQDYTPVRESFRRMRQVGLGLGLAGLLLILLLQRLTVRRALRPLETAREQIAQLQQGQRSQLDEQVPTELEPLVAQINHLLAHTEDSLKRSRNALGNLGHALKTPLAVLLSLASSERLDGDPQLRKMLTEQLAQVQQRLNRELNRARLSGDALPGALFDCDAELPGLLATLNMIHGEHLALSFTAPAGLQLPWDREDLLELLGNLLDNACKWADAEVRLSVVEAAGGFVLNVEDDGPGIPEAQRDQVFSRGTRLDEQTDGHGLGLGIVRDIVEAWGGTLALRESEWGGLSVVIELPKR; encoded by the coding sequence GTGAGGTCGATCCAGCGGCGCCTGAGCCTGGGCCTGATCAGCGTGATGGTGATCGTCGGCCTGGTGCTGGCGCAGGTCAGCCTGTGGCTGTTCGAAGTGGGCCTGCAGCGTTACCTCGAGGCCGGCCTGCGCAACGACAGCGAAAGCCTGCTGGTGGCGCTGGTGCGCGGCCCGCAGGGTTTGCAGCTGGATGAGCGGCACCTGTCGCCGGCCTATCAGCGGCCGTTTTCCGGGCATTACTTTCGCATCGATTTCGCCGACAGCCACTGGCGCTCGCGCTCGCTGTGGGACCAGGACCTGCCGCTGCTGGATCACCCCGGCCTGCACAGCAACCTGCAACTGGGCCCCGGCGGCCAGCAGTTGCTGGTGCTGCGTTCGGACTACCGGCGCCTGGGCCAGTCGATTTCCATCAGCGTCGCCCAGGACTACACCCCGGTGCGCGAGAGCTTCCGGCGCATGCGCCAGGTCGGGCTCGGGCTCGGGCTGGCCGGGCTGCTGTTGATCCTGTTGCTGCAACGGCTCACCGTGCGCCGGGCCCTGCGCCCGCTGGAGACCGCACGGGAACAGATCGCCCAGTTGCAGCAGGGCCAGCGTTCGCAGCTCGACGAGCAAGTGCCGACCGAGCTGGAACCGCTGGTGGCGCAGATCAACCATTTGCTGGCCCACACCGAAGACAGCCTCAAGCGTTCGCGCAACGCCTTGGGCAACCTCGGCCATGCGCTGAAGACGCCGTTGGCGGTGCTGTTGAGCCTGGCGTCGAGCGAACGGCTCGACGGGGATCCGCAGCTGCGCAAGATGCTCACCGAGCAACTTGCGCAGGTGCAGCAGCGGCTCAACCGCGAGCTCAACCGCGCACGGCTGTCCGGCGATGCGCTGCCGGGGGCGTTGTTCGACTGCGACGCGGAGCTGCCGGGGCTGTTGGCGACGCTGAACATGATCCACGGCGAACACCTGGCGTTGAGCTTCACGGCGCCTGCGGGCCTGCAACTGCCATGGGACCGGGAAGACTTGCTGGAACTGCTCGGCAACCTGCTGGACAACGCCTGCAAGTGGGCCGACGCCGAGGTGCGCCTGAGCGTGGTCGAGGCCGCGGGTGGTTTCGTGCTGAACGTCGAGGACGACGGCCCGGGCATCCCCGAGGCCCAGCGCGACCAAGTGTTCAGCCGCGGCACCCGGCTGGATGAACAGACCGACGGCCATGGGCTTGGGCTGGGGATCGTGCGCGACATCGTCGAGGCCTGG
- a CDS encoding alpha/beta fold hydrolase, with amino-acid sequence MTDWLLDQVFDFNGRGVRHAVRGDGPPLVFVHGTPFSSCVWHRIAPHFYKTHRVHCFDLLGYGQSEQPDADVSLGVQNELLAQLLDHWNLQRPDVVAHDFGGATALRTHLLNGKDYRSLTLIDPVALSPWGSPFVRHVRQHEAAFSGLPDYIQQAVVPAYIRGAVHRDMPDRELAPYVQPWLGDPGQAAFYRQIAQMDERYTREVQDLYPTIRCPVQILWGEDDQWIPIERGRALHGMIPGSRFHAIPNAGHLVQEDAPEAIVAALLRFL; translated from the coding sequence ATGACAGACTGGCTGCTGGATCAGGTCTTTGACTTCAACGGGCGAGGCGTTCGCCATGCGGTCCGCGGCGACGGGCCGCCGCTGGTGTTCGTGCACGGCACACCGTTCTCGTCCTGCGTATGGCACCGCATCGCCCCGCACTTCTACAAGACCCACCGGGTGCACTGCTTCGACCTGCTGGGCTACGGGCAGTCCGAGCAGCCTGATGCCGACGTGTCCCTCGGGGTGCAGAACGAACTGCTGGCGCAGCTGCTGGATCACTGGAACCTGCAACGTCCGGACGTGGTGGCCCACGACTTCGGCGGCGCCACCGCCCTGCGCACCCATCTGCTCAACGGCAAGGACTACCGCAGCCTGACGCTGATCGACCCGGTCGCGCTGTCGCCCTGGGGCTCGCCATTCGTGCGGCACGTGCGCCAGCATGAGGCCGCGTTCAGCGGCCTGCCCGACTACATCCAGCAGGCCGTCGTCCCGGCCTACATCCGCGGCGCCGTCCACCGCGACATGCCCGACCGCGAGCTCGCCCCCTACGTGCAGCCCTGGCTGGGCGATCCGGGCCAGGCGGCGTTCTACCGGCAGATCGCGCAGATGGACGAGCGCTACACCCGCGAAGTGCAGGACCTGTACCCGACGATCCGCTGCCCGGTGCAGATCCTCTGGGGCGAGGACGATCAGTGGATTCCGATCGAGCGCGGCCGGGCGTTGCACGGGATGATTCCCGGATCGCGGTTCCACGCCATCCCGAACGCCGGGCACCTGGTCCAGGAAGATGCCCCGGAGGCCATCGTCGCGGCCCTGCTGCGTTTCCTCTGA
- a CDS encoding PepSY domain-containing protein — MKTLTALSIASIIGLTASLAHARDLGPDEALRLRDAGTIQSFEKLNAAALAKHPGSTVTDTELEEKYGKYLYQIELRDPQGQAWDMELDAVSGQVLKDHQDT, encoded by the coding sequence ATGAAAACCCTGACTGCCCTGTCCATCGCCTCGATCATCGGCCTGACCGCGAGCCTCGCCCACGCCCGCGACCTTGGCCCCGATGAGGCCCTGCGCCTGCGCGACGCTGGTACTATCCAGTCTTTCGAGAAGCTCAACGCCGCAGCGCTGGCCAAACACCCAGGTTCAACGGTCACCGACACCGAGCTGGAAGAGAAGTACGGCAAGTACCTCTACCAGATCGAACTGCGCGATCCGCAGGGCCAGGCGTGGGACATGGAACTGGACGCGGTCAGCGGGCAAGTGCTCAAGGACCATCAGGACACGTAA
- a CDS encoding PepSY domain-containing protein → MKPYFLYPRVGSRLALALLAFCSLAAARDLGPDEALRLRQQGVILPLEQVLQQALDRYPGAKLLEVELEEKHDVYVYEVELLTVEGVARELHLKADTGQLLKDKED, encoded by the coding sequence ATGAAGCCGTATTTTCTGTATCCGCGCGTCGGGAGCCGTCTGGCCCTGGCGCTGTTGGCGTTCTGCTCGCTGGCGGCGGCCCGCGACCTCGGCCCCGATGAGGCCCTGCGCCTGCGCCAGCAGGGCGTGATCCTGCCGCTGGAGCAGGTGCTGCAACAGGCGCTGGACCGTTATCCCGGCGCCAAGCTGCTGGAGGTCGAGCTGGAAGAGAAGCACGACGTCTATGTTTATGAAGTCGAACTGCTGACGGTCGAAGGGGTGGCCCGCGAGCTGCACCTCAAGGCCGACACCGGGCAACTGCTCAAAGACAAGGAAGATTGA
- the codA gene encoding cytosine deaminase, with translation MHIINARLRNQEGLHELHLEDGLIRSVARQTEAPTLGPDDLDAGGNLVVPPFVEPHIHLDATLTAGEPRWNMSGTLFEGIECWGERKATITFEDTKARAGKTLQALAAHGIQHVRTHVDVTDPQLTALKAMLEVREENRHLADLQIVAFPQEGIESFRNGRDLMEEAIRLGADVIGGIPHFEYTRDQGVSSVKFLMDLAERTGCLVDVHCDETDDPHSRFLEVLAEEARSRGMGARVTASHTTAMGSYDNAYCAKLFRLLGHSGISFVSCPTESIHLQGRFDTFPKRRGVTRVNELLEAGMNVCFGQDSIVDPWYPLGNGNILRVLEAGLHICHMLGYRNLQNALDLVTDNSAKALHLGERYGLEPGRPANLLILSADSDYEVIRSQGLPLYSIRGGKVLMKRQMPVVEFSETAR, from the coding sequence ATGCACATCATCAACGCCCGCTTGCGCAACCAGGAAGGCCTGCACGAACTGCACCTGGAAGACGGCCTGATCCGCAGCGTCGCACGCCAGACCGAAGCCCCCACCCTGGGCCCCGACGACCTCGACGCCGGCGGCAACCTGGTGGTGCCGCCGTTCGTCGAGCCGCACATCCACCTCGATGCCACCCTGACCGCCGGCGAGCCGCGCTGGAACATGAGCGGCACGCTGTTCGAAGGCATCGAATGCTGGGGCGAACGCAAGGCCACCATCACCTTCGAAGACACCAAGGCCCGCGCCGGAAAAACCCTCCAGGCCCTGGCCGCCCACGGCATCCAGCATGTGCGCACCCACGTCGACGTCACCGACCCGCAGCTCACCGCGCTCAAGGCGATGCTGGAGGTGCGCGAGGAAAACCGTCACCTGGCGGACCTGCAGATCGTCGCGTTCCCCCAGGAAGGCATCGAGTCGTTCCGCAACGGCCGCGACCTGATGGAAGAAGCCATCCGCCTGGGCGCCGACGTGATCGGCGGCATTCCGCATTTCGAGTACACCCGCGACCAGGGCGTGAGTTCGGTGAAGTTTTTGATGGACCTGGCCGAACGCACCGGCTGCCTGGTGGACGTGCACTGCGACGAAACCGACGACCCGCATTCGCGCTTTCTCGAAGTGCTGGCCGAAGAGGCCCGCAGCCGCGGCATGGGCGCCCGGGTCACCGCCAGCCACACCACGGCCATGGGTTCCTACGACAACGCCTACTGCGCCAAGCTGTTCCGCCTGCTCGGCCACTCGGGCATCAGTTTCGTCTCCTGCCCCACCGAGAGCATCCATCTGCAGGGGCGCTTCGACACGTTCCCCAAACGCCGGGGCGTGACCCGGGTCAACGAGCTCCTGGAGGCGGGGATGAACGTCTGCTTCGGCCAGGACTCGATCGTCGATCCGTGGTATCCGCTGGGCAACGGCAACATCTTGCGGGTGCTGGAGGCCGGGCTGCACATCTGCCACATGCTCGGCTACCGCAACCTGCAGAACGCCCTGGACCTGGTCACCGACAACAGCGCCAAGGCCCTGCACCTGGGCGAGCGCTACGGGCTGGAGCCGGGGCGGCCGGCGAACCTGCTGATCCTGTCGGCGGACAGCGACTATGAAGTGATCCGCAGCCAGGGCCTGCCGCTGTATTCGATCCGCGGGGGCAAGGTGCTGATGAAGCGGCAGATGCCGGTGGTGGAGTTCAGCGAAACCGCTCGCTGA
- a CDS encoding response regulator transcription factor has product MRLLLVEDHVPLADELLAGLQRQGYAVDWLADGRDAVYQGASEPYDLIVLDLGLPGVPGLEVLAQWRAGGLTVPVLILTARDSWAERIEGLKAGADDYLTKPFHPEELFLRIQSLLRRSKGQANQPTLKAAGLHLDEGRQCVTRDGADIQLTAAEFRLLRYFMLHPQQILSKSHLAEHLYDGETERDSNVLEVHVNHLRRKLGKSVIETRRGQGYLFGGQAS; this is encoded by the coding sequence ATGCGTCTGCTATTGGTGGAAGACCACGTTCCGTTGGCCGATGAGCTGCTCGCCGGCCTGCAGCGCCAGGGCTATGCGGTCGATTGGCTGGCGGACGGGCGCGATGCGGTCTATCAGGGCGCAAGCGAGCCCTATGACCTGATCGTCCTCGACCTCGGCCTGCCCGGCGTGCCGGGGCTGGAGGTGCTGGCGCAGTGGCGGGCCGGCGGGCTGACCGTGCCGGTGCTGATCCTCACCGCCCGGGATTCCTGGGCCGAGCGCATCGAAGGCCTGAAGGCCGGGGCCGACGATTACCTGACCAAACCGTTCCACCCGGAGGAACTGTTCCTGCGGATCCAGTCGCTGCTGCGCCGCTCCAAGGGCCAGGCCAACCAGCCGACCCTCAAGGCCGCCGGCCTGCACCTGGACGAAGGCCGCCAGTGCGTGACCCGCGACGGCGCCGACATCCAGCTGACCGCCGCCGAGTTCCGCCTGCTGCGCTATTTCATGCTCCATCCGCAGCAGATCCTGTCCAAGAGCCACCTTGCCGAACACCTCTACGACGGCGAGACCGAGCGCGACTCCAACGTGCTGGAAGTCCACGTCAACCACTTGCGGCGCAAGCTCGGCAAGAGCGTGATCGAAACCCGCCGCGGCCAGGGTTACCTGTTCGGCGGGCAGGCTTCGTGA
- the queD gene encoding 6-carboxytetrahydropterin synthase QueD → MEIFKEFTFESAHRLPHVPDGHKCGRLHGHSFKVAIHLSGDIDPHTGWIRDFSEIKAIFKPLYERLDHNYLNDIPGLENPTSEVLAKFIWNELKPLLPELSAIRIHETCTSGCIYRGE, encoded by the coding sequence GTGGAAATCTTCAAGGAATTTACGTTCGAATCCGCCCACCGCCTGCCCCACGTGCCGGACGGCCACAAGTGCGGACGCCTGCACGGCCATTCGTTCAAGGTGGCCATCCACCTGAGCGGCGACATCGATCCGCACACCGGCTGGATCCGCGACTTCTCCGAGATCAAGGCGATCTTCAAGCCGCTGTACGAGCGCCTGGACCACAACTACCTGAACGACATCCCCGGCCTTGAGAACCCGACCAGCGAAGTGCTGGCCAAGTTCATCTGGAACGAGCTCAAGCCCCTGCTGCCGGAGCTCAGCGCGATCCGCATCCACGAGACCTGCACCAGCGGCTGCATCTACCGCGGCGAGTGA
- a CDS encoding patatin-like phospholipase family protein, producing the protein MTAIHIKFPALTLKAGPRAMARIRARGLSAADVGTLPGAAGGPKALGIQGLDLALFGEWLPAAPRERSLIGASVGSWRFASACLPDAAEGIRRLGHLYTEQNFNKGVTVTEVSRSSRRMLDDLLDGRDARLLDNPHYRLNIMVVKSHGRLADDHRGRLGLALGSVIADNLRGRARLARHFERLIIHDPRLAPPVDALNDFPSRFIALNAGNLRQALLASGSIPMVMEGVRDLPGAGAGTFRDGGLLDYHLDLPYSGDGIVLYPHFTDRVIPGWFDKTLPWRRASTQRLQDVLLLAPSKEYLARLPYGKLPDRNDFKRFMGDAPARQKYWRAAMDESQRLGDEFLELAANGRLAERLLTL; encoded by the coding sequence ATGACCGCCATCCACATCAAGTTCCCCGCCCTCACCCTCAAGGCCGGCCCCCGGGCCATGGCGCGCATCCGCGCCCGAGGCCTGAGCGCCGCCGACGTCGGCACCCTGCCCGGCGCCGCCGGCGGGCCGAAGGCGCTGGGGATCCAGGGGTTGGACCTGGCGCTGTTCGGCGAATGGCTGCCGGCGGCGCCGCGGGAGCGCTCGCTGATCGGCGCGTCGGTAGGTTCCTGGCGCTTCGCCAGCGCCTGCCTGCCGGACGCCGCCGAAGGCATCCGCCGCCTCGGCCACCTGTACACCGAGCAAAACTTCAACAAGGGCGTGACCGTCACCGAGGTCAGCCGCAGTTCCCGGCGCATGCTCGATGACCTGCTGGACGGCCGCGACGCGCGCCTGCTCGACAACCCCCACTACCGCCTCAACATCATGGTGGTCAAAAGCCATGGCCGGCTGGCGGACGATCACCGTGGCCGACTGGGCCTGGCGCTGGGCTCGGTGATCGCCGACAACCTGCGCGGCCGGGCACGTCTGGCGCGGCACTTCGAACGGCTGATCATCCATGACCCGCGCCTGGCGCCCCCGGTGGACGCGCTGAACGACTTCCCCTCGCGCTTCATCGCCCTGAACGCCGGCAACCTGCGCCAGGCGCTGCTGGCCTCGGGCTCGATCCCGATGGTGATGGAAGGCGTGCGCGACCTGCCGGGGGCCGGCGCCGGCACGTTCCGCGACGGCGGCCTGCTGGACTACCACCTCGACCTGCCCTACAGCGGCGACGGCATCGTGCTGTATCCGCACTTCACCGACCGGGTCATCCCCGGCTGGTTCGACAAGACCCTGCCCTGGCGCCGGGCGTCGACCCAGCGCCTGCAGGATGTGCTGCTGCTCGCCCCGTCGAAGGAATACCTGGCGCGCCTGCCCTACGGCAAGCTGCCGGACCGCAACGACTTCAAGCGCTTCATGGGCGATGCGCCCGCCCGGCAGAAATACTGGCGCGCGGCGATGGACGAAAGCCAACGGCTGGGCGATGAGTTTCTCGAACTGGCCGCCAACGGTCGCCTCGCCGAACGCCTGCTGACCCTTTAG
- a CDS encoding diaminopimelate epimerase: MTPLYDARGNLYAVVSPQALREAGVPLPATAQDCAASRSSWSRAAVAACCEWPEGERPAGAKAHRSDGLLIGPFQSAPPFDVLIVNTDGSLAERSGNGLTIFSQALLEQGLMPEEGALLRVHHDKQDAVSPVATAVKPAQVDGTQGFWLDLGRPGFGPAAVGAQGVGTVVFQGRELSRIEPLAQLDPAWGRSQFVRIGNPHGVTLVADGAHLPDNEQLRDAPLNQPLTRIAYAMPEGAGEPCPAGVNLQWALRGGEQRVIARVFERGEGPTASSGTSASAVACAAWRVGWVKAGQVQVVMPGGTAPLLLEEVEGELARVSLFGTAHLLN; this comes from the coding sequence ATGACGCCGCTTTACGATGCACGGGGCAACCTTTACGCCGTCGTTTCACCCCAGGCGCTGCGGGAGGCCGGCGTGCCGTTGCCCGCCACGGCGCAAGATTGCGCGGCGTCGCGGTCGTCGTGGAGCCGCGCCGCAGTGGCGGCCTGCTGCGAGTGGCCTGAAGGCGAGCGCCCGGCGGGGGCCAAGGCGCACCGCAGCGACGGCCTGTTGATCGGCCCGTTCCAGTCCGCGCCGCCGTTCGACGTGCTGATCGTCAACACCGACGGTTCGTTGGCCGAACGCAGCGGCAACGGTCTGACGATCTTTTCCCAGGCGCTGCTCGAACAAGGCCTGATGCCGGAAGAGGGCGCGTTGCTGCGGGTGCATCACGACAAGCAGGACGCCGTCTCGCCTGTGGCCACCGCCGTGAAACCGGCGCAGGTCGACGGCACGCAAGGCTTCTGGCTGGACCTTGGCCGACCGGGGTTCGGTCCGGCCGCGGTGGGCGCGCAAGGCGTCGGAACAGTGGTCTTCCAGGGGCGCGAGCTCAGCCGGATCGAACCGCTGGCGCAACTCGATCCGGCCTGGGGCCGCAGCCAGTTCGTGCGCATCGGCAATCCCCATGGCGTCACGCTGGTGGCCGACGGCGCGCACCTGCCGGACAACGAACAACTGCGCGATGCGCCGCTGAACCAGCCCCTGACCCGGATCGCCTACGCCATGCCCGAAGGCGCCGGCGAGCCCTGTCCGGCCGGGGTCAACCTGCAATGGGCGTTGCGCGGCGGCGAGCAGCGCGTCATCGCGCGGGTGTTCGAACGCGGCGAAGGCCCCACGGCGTCCTCCGGCACCAGCGCCAGTGCGGTGGCGTGCGCGGCTTGGCGGGTCGGTTGGGTGAAGGCGGGGCAGGTGCAGGTGGTGATGCCCGGCGGCACGGCGCCGCTGCTGCTGGAGGAGGTCGAAGGGGAACTGGCCCGCGTCAGCCTGTTCGGCACCGCGCACCTGCTGAACTGA
- a CDS encoding MFS transporter, whose product MTDLNAQAAFIPGRLQQMSTRIAFFIAGLGIAAWAPLVPYAKARAGLDEGTLGLLLLCLGVGSILAMPLAGILATRFGCRKVATGGTLLICAALPLLATVSSVPALIATLFMFGAGLGTVDSTVNLQAVIVERASGKNMMSGFHGLFSLGGIVGAAGVSALLGLGLSPLAAMLVVVALLVASLFKAVPHMLSYGSESSGPAFAVPHGIVLFIGGMCFIVFLTEGAALDWSAVFLAEERGIDKAYAGLGYAAFALTMTAGRLTGDRIVQRLGATRVILFGGLTAAAGLFLATFAPSWQAALIGYALVGAGCSNIVPVLYTAVGKQTVMPESIAVPAITTLGYAGILAGPAVIGFVAHGSSLSFAFGLMAVLLVAVAIGGKVLKV is encoded by the coding sequence ATGACCGACCTCAACGCCCAAGCCGCTTTCATTCCCGGACGCCTGCAACAGATGTCCACCCGCATCGCCTTCTTCATCGCCGGCCTCGGCATTGCGGCGTGGGCGCCGTTGGTGCCTTACGCCAAGGCCCGGGCCGGGCTCGACGAAGGCACGCTGGGCCTGTTGCTGCTGTGCCTGGGGGTGGGGTCGATCCTGGCGATGCCGCTGGCGGGCATCCTGGCCACCCGGTTCGGCTGCCGCAAGGTGGCCACCGGCGGCACGCTGCTGATCTGCGCGGCGTTGCCGTTGCTGGCGACGGTGTCGTCGGTTCCGGCGCTGATCGCCACGCTGTTCATGTTCGGCGCCGGGCTGGGCACGGTGGATTCGACGGTGAACCTGCAAGCGGTGATCGTCGAGCGGGCCAGCGGGAAAAACATGATGTCCGGGTTCCACGGCCTGTTCAGCCTCGGCGGCATCGTCGGCGCGGCGGGCGTCAGCGCCCTGCTGGGCCTGGGCCTGTCGCCGCTGGCGGCGATGCTGGTGGTGGTCGCGCTGCTGGTCGCGTCCCTGTTCAAGGCCGTGCCGCACATGCTGTCCTACGGCAGCGAAAGTTCGGGGCCGGCGTTTGCGGTGCCCCATGGCATCGTCCTGTTCATCGGCGGCATGTGCTTCATCGTGTTCCTCACCGAAGGCGCGGCGCTGGACTGGAGCGCGGTGTTCCTGGCCGAGGAGCGCGGCATCGACAAGGCCTATGCCGGCCTGGGCTACGCCGCGTTCGCCCTGACCATGACGGCGGGCCGCCTGACCGGTGACCGCATCGTCCAGCGCCTGGGCGCCACCCGGGTGATCCTGTTCGGCGGCCTGACGGCGGCGGCCGGCCTGTTCCTGGCCACGTTCGCGCCGTCCTGGCAGGCGGCCCTGATCGGTTACGCGCTGGTCGGAGCCGGTTGCTCGAACATCGTGCCGGTGCTGTACACGGCGGTGGGCAAGCAGACGGTGATGCCGGAAAGCATCGCGGTGCCGGCCATCACCACCCTGGGCTATGCGGGGATTCTGGCGGGGCCTGCGGTGATCGGGTTCGTCGCCCACGGCAGCAGCCTGAGTTTCGCCTTCGGTCTGATGGCGGTGCTGCTGGTGGCGGTGGCGATCGGCGGGAAAGTGCTTAAGGTCTGA